Within Aerosakkonema funiforme FACHB-1375, the genomic segment TCCACGATTAAGGGCGTTAGTTCCTAACACCCACGACACTATTACTTTTGATGCTGCTACATCTCTGTCGTCAGTGTAGTTGCACTCCGAACACTGATGAATTCGTGAGGATAATTCTTTTTTGCGTTGATGACTGCACTCAGGACAAGTCTGAGAAGGTTTAACCTTTAAGGTCGGAACCTTAACCAAAAAACCACCCGCTTCGTCTGAAAAAGAAAAAAAGTAGCAGCCCAACGGAAGTCTTTTGAAAAGTCTTTGATGAGAGTTGAGGCTACCGTTGGGAAAAACTTAGGCTACTTTTTAATAGGTGAACCTGGTTCAGCCAAAACAACCGGGGGTTTGTATGTAGCGCAAAGCATTATCGAGCAAGAATTAACTGAAAAGGCTATAAATGATTTTAGCTCCTCAATAAACTTCTACCTCAGTTTGTTCCTTCTGATGCTGCTTTTTAACTTCTCTCACTGCTTGTCTACGTCTCAAATCAATCTCTAAAAAGTGCCGAACATCAGTATCAGTCAACTTGGCTCTCCCAATAGGTTGCCAATACCCATCTTTATTGACAGCCCTCATCTTAAGAGTAGAACTTTGGTTATCCATCAGTACCAATTGATCGTCTTCCCAATAAGCAGTGTGGTATTTACCTACCAATCGTGTTTGGTTGACTAGGCAAGCTGCAATAATCGGAGCGATCGTCCTCACCAAATTCTGTTGTGACAAACGCCGCTCCAAGCTTTTCAAAGTGTAACCTTTCCCCAGCTGATAACCAGCAAACCACATCCCATCTTTTTCAAACTTGATACCTCGCGAAGTAACCACAGTACTAACGCCAGCAGTGGAAAGGGTTTTACTAAAACTTGTCACTGAATTAGCTAATGTAATAGCAGAGTCGATCGCGTTTTGAAGTTGCGCTCGCACACTAGGATCGGAATGTATCTGGTTGGAATAGTGAGAATCATCCAATGAATGCTGTGACTGCCTAGTTCTTAGCACTTGTGCCGTTGTTAATTCTCTCCTTGGAGAATCTCTGCTATCAATAACCCCAGTCAACTTGTATTCTTCTCGCAGTTCTTGCAGCACTATTTCATATCGCTGCCAATCTTTCCAAGCTGATACTACCCGGCAGTCAGTTAAGCGTACTCGATTAATGATGACATGGTAATGAGGGCGCGGTTTCCCAACTGGTGTAATCGTATCATCGTGACGGGCGGCGACCCACTGACAATCCCCATACCCGCAACGGTTAACCATATCGTCAATTAAATCAAAAGCGCGATCGTCAGAAAGTCGATCGTCTGGGTGAGGAGAAAGTGACAGATGTAAGACAGGATAACGAACGCGATGATTGAGGCAAGAGATCGCTTCAAATTCCTGCTGCATCCCCAAGATACTCTGCTGTCCCAGGTTCCCGCCTACCAGTTGCGATCGTTCTTTGCTAAAGATGTAGCGTAACAATCCCCTGAAGTCAGCACCTTTAGTAGCTTTACCGATCATAATGCTTCTTCGGAGGGCGTTAAACCCAACAATTGGGATTGAACTTCCCGGACAACTTTTCGAGTATCTGCGGTAGTTCGCATTATCTCATCAAGAGATGGTAAGTTTTGTCCGTTACTTTTGGCAGCTTTCATCATAGCGAGCGCATGGGATAAGCTGAGTGCGATTTTAGTAAGTTGGTGGTAAGTGAGTCGGTTGATTTCTGGGATGGGCGTAGAAGAAGTTCGACGCTCAACACAGTGACGAATGTAAGCAGAGAGAGTCATGTTATGAGAGTCAGCTTTATGTTGCCATGTCAGTTTCTCCTCTTGGGTGAGCAGTAGTGCAATATATTCGGTACGTTTCTTTGCTTGCATGAGCGGGAACTAAATCTGCATAATTTCCGATCGTGCCGCCTAATTTGGGCCATCTTCTTCTATCAAGGGAGAGGAAAAAAATTTAAATATCGACTTAGCTTGCTGCTACCTTTGAAATACGCTTAACCTTACTCCGGTAACAATTGCTATCACTGACCAATCATAGCTTTTGACAGAGGTTTTTGCCCGAATATGGGCGGCATATTGGTGGAAGTTTGGCGGTAAGGGAACCACATATAAGGGCAGTAAAAGTGAAAAGCTGCCCCACCATAGTCCCTAAAATGCCCGAAATTCGGTTTTTATCCCCAAACTTTCCCCATTTTTTGTTGAGTAAATATGCCTAAAAAACTTGACTGGGTAGTTTGTGAACCTCGCTTGCGATACGCTCCCAATACACCAGAAGGAATTGCGCTCTCCTATGTTAAAAATCATCCTTCATTCAAATCAGCTAGAGACCTGCTCGCGCAAGCCATGGTCGCTTATTGGTTGCCGTTTGCTTTAGCCGCTTCTGGAGTAAAGGGTCAAGCATTGATAATGGCTTGCTTTGAAGCAATAGGAGAACTAGAAAAACAAATCAATCTGATTAAGCGGGTATTGTTGGATCACCAAACAGTTAACTGTAACGACAGCAATGCACCTCAAAAAGTTGTTTACCCCAAAATAGAAGAAACCTTTTCTTCCATAGATGCCAAGAGCGAAGATATGGCGATGGAAAATTCTGTGAAAGAAACTGCTGCGGTTGGTCCCAAAAAAGCCGCCGACTTGTTTTAATACAACTCTTTTTCTAAAGTTATGGAAGAAATGACAGTTAAAATTTGGGCTGACTTAGGTGGCAGCACGCTCAAAATTTTGGTCGAAATGCCCAATAAATCAACAGTACCAATCATCATGTCTTCACGAGTAATTGAATTAGATGATTGGTTGGTATCAAACCGGACTGTGGCCATGTTCGATATATCTCCCCAAGCTGATGCAATTGTTCGGTTTGGTAAAGGCTATTATGCCGTAGGTAAGCTGGCCGAACAGTATGCTAGCGATGTGACCAACTCTACGGAACTTAAACAGCCAAAGCAGAATACGGCTATTCCTAAACTGCTGGCAGTTGTGGGCATCATTAAGCAGAAATATGAGTTACCAACTCGCTTTGCAGTCGAGCTAACTTTATTGCTTCCCTTTCCCGAATATCAGTTTGTCAAAGATGGCGGTAATAATTTTCAGGCTGATTTGAAAAAGGCGCTCTCTTATTTCGAGTTTAGAGGAGAAAATTACGAAGTCAACCTAGCTAATTTTGGTTGCAAACCGGAAGGTTCTGGCTTGATTATGTTGAGATATCTGCAACAGCAGGATCGACAAGATTGGCTTCTTAATAGCAAAATTGCCGCCCTAATGTTGGGACATCGAAACACTAGCATCTTGCTATATGATTATGGAACACCCAGCGGCTATACCAACAACTTGGGCTTTTACCAAATAATTCAAACTGTAATTGATTCTAGTTTGGGACAAAGTGCTGCCGCTCTTACTGAGGCAATTTACAAAGCTAATGACGACATTTCACCAAATAACCCCCATATTCAAGCACTCGCTATGACCAAGGGAAAAAGTAAGCGAGCCGAACTTACTCGTTTGGTAAAAGCGATCGCTTCTGCCCAAAAAAATCGCTGGCAGCAGATCGCTAGTTGGGCTAAATTGCTAGTTGATGATGTGGATGAGTTAATTATCGGCGGTGGCACGGCATTATTATACCAGAAAGCCATCAGAGAAACTTTCCATTCAACCCGATTATTTTGGGCAGTAGCAACCGAAAAAGAACCAATACCTCAAATACCGCCTCAACCAATTGGGCCATCTGGTCACCGGGAAGAATGGGAGAACAAACTCCTCGCCGCTAAGCCTGGGCATGATGCTTTGAAAGCTAAAGAAGCGTTGGAGCAATATGAGGAACAATTGTTGTCGTATCAGCAACAGCAGGCTGATTACGAATTACAGCTTAAAGTTGTCCAAGCTGCACTCTCGAGGGAAAAACTCCCCCTTCTTCAGTTGCAGCACCAGTCGCAAGCAATTATAGAGGAAATCGCTCAAACCTTTTTCTCTCAAGAGGTGAAGAGTGATGAGAGACGTTTTCGGGTGACGCAGTTTGTGGATATTTACGGTGTGTGGAAAGCGATCGAGAATGCTTGATACAGCAACTGATTCAAAAGAGACGCTCTGCTAGGGGGGAGGCGGGGACGCTCCAGAAGGAAATCTGACAGGGATTGAAACCGTTTAAGCTAAACTGAACAAATCTACCTTTGTCCGCTCGCGCTCTCTCAGGGAAGGCTCTCACCTTCAATGGTGCAACGGCTGCACTCACTATCCCCTCTGCGGTAAACGCTTTGGGGAATACTTTTCGGATAATATTTAAGCTGCCATTTATGTCTGCATTAATCAACTTACCACTGGCATTACAACCAATCTGCTAGTTTGATGCAGGTAGTTATCAACGTACTGGTTGCGGGATTGCGTCAATCGATTGATTCGGTGAGAGTCTAGAGAGTTAGAATTCTAACCTAATCCAGCTGTCCCGACGCGAGAACGGTAGCCCGAAATTGCTAACCCCTAACCTACTCCTGAAACACAAATATACAAACAAATAAAAATTATACACAATTTAAAATATATCGACACGATTTGCCAAATACAAATATGAACGACTCACCCCCTGACCTAGAAGTGCAATTTTCTAGTTCCACTTACTCGTTGCGAGATTATCAGCTTCAATTAATGCAGCAAGTATTCCAGGAATGGTCACAGGGGTCTAGGCGTATACTACTAACCCTTCCCACTGGGGCTGGCAAAACAGTATTATTCGCCGCCGTAGCGCGAGAATTTACTAATTTTGGCTCAGGAGTATTGGTATTAGCCCATCGGGAAGAGTTAATCCTCCAAGCAGCTCAAAAGATGGAAGGGATGACAGGAGAGCCGGTGGGCATCATCAAAGCAGGTTATCCCACCACCCCAGAGCGGCCCATCCAGGTCGCTTCCGTCCAAACTCTAGTACGCCGTTCTCCCCAGTTCTGGCCTACCGCCGAATTGCTGATTGTAGATGAAGCACACCATAGCGTCAGCAAAAGCTATCAGCAGATTGCCCAGCACTACCAACACGCCTACATTCTTGGAGTTACCGCTACCCCTGCTCGGATTGACGGTCAAGGCTTTAAATTCCTTTACGATACCCTGGTAGTGGGGCCAT encodes:
- a CDS encoding zinc ribbon domain-containing protein, coding for MGCYFFSFSDEAGGFLVKVPTLKVKPSQTCPECSHQRKKELSSRIHQCSECNYTDDRDVAASKVIVSWVLGTNALNRGSQIPTFKSQATGGWKQIWEMKRQKPRSS
- a CDS encoding relaxase/mobilization nuclease domain-containing protein, with protein sequence MIGKATKGADFRGLLRYIFSKERSQLVGGNLGQQSILGMQQEFEAISCLNHRVRYPVLHLSLSPHPDDRLSDDRAFDLIDDMVNRCGYGDCQWVAARHDDTITPVGKPRPHYHVIINRVRLTDCRVVSAWKDWQRYEIVLQELREEYKLTGVIDSRDSPRRELTTAQVLRTRQSQHSLDDSHYSNQIHSDPSVRAQLQNAIDSAITLANSVTSFSKTLSTAGVSTVVTSRGIKFEKDGMWFAGYQLGKGYTLKSLERRLSQQNLVRTIAPIIAACLVNQTRLVGKYHTAYWEDDQLVLMDNQSSTLKMRAVNKDGYWQPIGRAKLTDTDVRHFLEIDLRRRQAVREVKKQHQKEQTEVEVY
- a CDS encoding plasmid mobilization protein, coding for MQAKKRTEYIALLLTQEEKLTWQHKADSHNMTLSAYIRHCVERRTSSTPIPEINRLTYHQLTKIALSLSHALAMMKAAKSNGQNLPSLDEIMRTTADTRKVVREVQSQLLGLTPSEEAL
- a CDS encoding ParM/StbA family protein, translating into MEEMTVKIWADLGGSTLKILVEMPNKSTVPIIMSSRVIELDDWLVSNRTVAMFDISPQADAIVRFGKGYYAVGKLAEQYASDVTNSTELKQPKQNTAIPKLLAVVGIIKQKYELPTRFAVELTLLLPFPEYQFVKDGGNNFQADLKKALSYFEFRGENYEVNLANFGCKPEGSGLIMLRYLQQQDRQDWLLNSKIAALMLGHRNTSILLYDYGTPSGYTNNLGFYQIIQTVIDSSLGQSAAALTEAIYKANDDISPNNPHIQALAMTKGKSKRAELTRLVKAIASAQKNRWQQIASWAKLLVDDVDELIIGGGTALLYQKAIRETFHSTRLFWAVATEKEPIPQIPPQPIGPSGHREEWENKLLAAKPGHDALKAKEALEQYEEQLLSYQQQQADYELQLKVVQAALSREKLPLLQLQHQSQAIIEEIAQTFFSQEVKSDERRFRVTQFVDIYGVWKAIENA